DNA sequence from the Sediminibacillus dalangtanensis genome:
AATACGAGAGGAAACAAAATGCATATCTGCATCTTTCTTTGCCCACATATGGTGAGCGAAAAAATCGGTATAAACATTGATGAGTGGAACATCCAGGTGTTCCTTCTGTTTCAAGCGTCCGATAATGTAAGAGGGGAGGGAATGTGTACAAATGACAGCATCTGGTTGTTCCTCTTCCAAAAGCGTTTTGAATGCTTTGGTGAACAGGAAGTCATATAAAGGAAAATTTTTTTGGGCAATTGGCTCGTCATATACCGATTTCTGGTACAGCCAACTGTAGGTTTGCGGCAAATATTGAATCCATTTTAGATAGGTTCCAGAAATGAGGTTTTCCAGTTTACCGAAAGTATAGGCAAGAGGATCTATTTTCTTGCAAATAAATCGGTTATCGAGATCCAGCATATGGTCGATGATTGTATCGGCTACTTGGTGATGTCCTGATGAAAGCTGTAAAAATGGCAAAAAGAGAAGCTTTTTCACATCGGATTCCCTCCATTTTTTATCCTATGGATTAGTATGGGCGAAAATAGTAATTTTTCTTCGTCTCGTGATGAGTATCTCTCTGGCAGCGAAACCAGTAATTACTAGTCCAGCGTCCTACCGAATTCCTGTATAATGGAGGGCGGAGGTGCTGACGATGTTACTATTATTGATAGCCGTGGTGACTCTTTTGACCGCGATTGGAATGAAAGCTTACCAGAACACGAAGCATGTTGTAATCAATACGTTGGATCTCGGATCAGCCCATAATACTAAACAGGAATCCCCGCTGCAGATTTTGCATCTGTCAGATTTGCACTTGGAAAATATATCGATTTCTCCCCAGCAGCTCTACGAAAAATTAAAAGATGAACCGATTGATTTGATTGCTCTCACAGGAGATTTTCTCGACAGAAAACGTACAATTCCCAAATTGGAACCATATTTGCAAAAGTTGAATCATCTGAAGCCTACTTACGGAATGTATGCTGTCTTTGGAAACCACGATTATGTACTGAATAAGGAAAGTTTTCAGGATTTACGAGAGGTTCTGGAAGCGAATGACTGTACAGTGCTTCAGAATGAAAACAGAACCATATTTTTAGATGAGCATCCACTTCATATAATAGGAATTGATGACTATGGTACAGGTCATAGCGAACTTTCGCCGTCCTTTAAAGGGATAGGAGACGGGTATCGACTTGTTTTGACCCATGATCCGAACGTCGTGTTGGAAATGGAGGATTATGCTTATGATTATCTGTTATCCGGTCATTTTCATGGCGGCCAAATTCTTTATCCAAAA
Encoded proteins:
- a CDS encoding metallophosphoesterase: MTMLLLLIAVVTLLTAIGMKAYQNTKHVVINTLDLGSAHNTKQESPLQILHLSDLHLENISISPQQLYEKLKDEPIDLIALTGDFLDRKRTIPKLEPYLQKLNHLKPTYGMYAVFGNHDYVLNKESFQDLREVLEANDCTVLQNENRTIFLDEHPLHIIGIDDYGTGHSELSPSFKGIGDGYRLVLTHDPNVVLEMEDYAYDYLLSGHFHGGQILYPKAYHLVKMGKLVRMNMIKGLHQHHGRKFYISEGLGQTGLNIRIGSRPEITIHRVQSGLKAIQEKAVG